From the genome of Nicotiana sylvestris chromosome 2, ASM39365v2, whole genome shotgun sequence, one region includes:
- the LOC104219635 gene encoding putative late blight resistance protein homolog R1A-3 isoform X3, which yields MHRGKEIEGEREKGEEFNFEVVIEATLLEYLTGIKGTFGLCGSHSVIKSLCFITNAKNYGPFGSEAGGTPFSLVIREGGAIVGFHGRCGAYLDAIGVYLQKLTPPISTKEPAVEDIEIREVSFSTLRKDTLNVLDFIESLNNEKNQKAVDVDLTEKLKLELDFLLLNLHHLSKYRAEQLSPFMTEYEILQNVYGNIIDFYRLIVNGCVGHEIVEYALPQFQLMGERVGLFLWHYRIGGHSRLFKLAHLFVEIILTQLKVMQICFTNLKASTSAKVGRFIQQLLETSPEILRGYLIHLQDHTVNVITASTSRTRDMHVMIEFLLIILTDMPKEYIHHDKLFDLLAHVGELIMEVSTLVHDLEENSRNEESTNGKNHETLDLMENIELMKGDLKCIYLKAPDSSQLCFPMSDGSLFMHLLLKHLNDLLNSNAYSIVLIKEEIGRVKEDLEFIRSFFVDIEQELYKDLWAHVLDLAYEAKDVIDSIIARDNGLLHLIFSLPFAIEKINLIKNEVSNLLEKIPKNCSLIVVNSPNKLVESKLSSAEQIIVGFEEETDWIIRNLTGGQKMLDVILITGMPGSGKTTLAYKVYNDKSVSNHFDIRAWCTVDKKYDEKKLLENIFNQVTTSALKFSDNIDVADELRKQLFGKRYLIVLDDLWDNTTWDELTRPFPEAHKGSRIILTTREKKVALHAQRRSNPLDLRLLRPEESLELIQKRVFGKESFPDELLDVGKKIVQNCKGLPLVVDLIAGVIAGKEKKKPVWLEVLNSLNSFIFQNEVEVMKVIELSYDHLPDHLKPCLIYLASYPKDAEIRVDHLKILWPAEGYLRQIEMKSVEEVVEVYLDNLISSSLVISFNEIGKYQTCRIHDLVHDFCSIKAREEKLFDFISSNDPSSSSSNLMPRHMTIIYNKEHFGHNNFVLFDSKKKRYSGKHLYSLEIYGHEMDNRLYDICHLRHLRLLRVLILYVSFIKVNDSLLNEICTLVHLRYLNIRTEVKSLPSSFSNLWNLETLWVNNDGPPLVLLPTIWNLVKLRVLVIHNCSFFDLDTDEPILIAESSKLENVRLVLGLKLSYSKDREDIFKRFPNLQELRFNLKESWDCLTERYWFPKLDFLNELEKVIVTSESSNINDGAPSVATNRLWDFHFPLSLKILCLRKFPLTSDSLSTIARLPNLEVLYLEDAIIEGGVWNMGEDDTFQNLKCLTLQLVTLAKWEVREESFPVLEKLQLWECHKLEEIPPSFGDIYSLKIMELWRSPQLEESALMIKQYIEDTTGEDKLQVCYLQVPSES from the exons ATGCATAGAGGAAAAGAAATTGAAGGAGAAAGAGAGAAAGGGGAAGAATTCAACTTTGAG GTTGTTATTGAGGCAACTCTATTGGAATATTTAACAGGCATCAAGGGGACATTTGGACTTTGTGGTAGCCATTCGGTTATAAAATCTCTATGTTTTATAACTAATGCAAAGAATTATGGACCATTTGGGTCTGAGGCTGGTGGAACCCCATTTTCACTTGTGATAAGAGAAGGTGGAGCTATTGTGGGATTTCACGGGCGTTGTGGAGCGTACCTTGATGCTATTGGTGTTTATTTGCAGAAACTTACTCCTCCCATTTCAACAAAGGAACCTGCAGTTGAAGACATTGAAATCCGTGAA GTGTCATTTTCTACCCTTCGCAAGGACACTCTCAATGTTCTGGATTTCATAGAGAGCTTAAAcaatgaaaaaaatcaaaaagctgTTGATGTGGATCTAACTGAAAAGTTGAAATTGGAGCTGGACTTCCTCCTCCTAAATCTCCATCATCTTTCCAAGTATCGTGCTGAACAACTTTCTCCATTCATGACCGAATATGAGATTCTTCAGAATGTATATGGCAACATAATAGATTTCTACAGGTTGATAGTGAATGGTTGCGTTGGGCATGAGATTGTTGAATATGCCTTACCTCAGTTTCAACTAATGGGTGAGAGAGTAGGACTCTTCCTATGGCATTACAGAATTGGTGGACATTCTCGACTCTTCAAGCTAGCACATCTATTCGTGGAGATTATTCTAACTCAGTTGAAGGTTATGCAAATATGTTTTACAAATTTGAAAGCTTCAACGTCAGCAAAAGTTGGACGCTTCATTCAGCAGCTCTTAGAAACCTCTCCAGAAATTCTTAGAGGATATCTGATTCATCTACAAGACCACACGGTAAATGTTATTACTGCTAGCACTTCAAGGACTCGAGACATGCATGTCATGATAGAGTTCCTATTAATCATTCTTACCGATATGCCGAAGGAGTATATTCATCATGATAAATTGTTTGATCTCTTGGCACATGTTGGAGAACTTATCATGGAGGTATCAACTCTTGTTCACGACTTAGAAGAGAATTCAAGAAATGAAGAGAGTACCAATGGAAAAAACCATGAAACTTTGGACTTGATGGAAAATATTGAACTCATGAAAGGAGATCTCAAATGTATTTACTTAAAAGCCCCAGACTCATCTCAACTCTGCTTTCCCATGAGTGATGGATCCCTCTTCATGCATCTTCTACTTAAACACTTAAATGATTTGCTCAATTCCAATGCTTATTCAATTGTTTTGATAAAGGAAGAAATTGGACGGGTGAAAGAAGATCTAGAATTCATAAGATCTTTCTTCGTGGATATTGAACAAGAATTGTATAAAGATCTCTGGGCACATGTTTTAGATTTGGCATATGAGGCAAAAGATGTCATTGATTCAATTATTGCACGAGATAATGGTCTCTTACATCTTATTTTCTCACTTCCCTTTGCCATAGAAAAGATCAATCTTATCAAAAACGAAGTCTCCAATTTACTTGAAAAAATTCCCAAGAACTGTAGCCTCATTGTTGTAAACTCTCCCAACAAGCTAGTTGAAAGCAAGTTATCATCAGCTGAGCAAATAATTGTAGGTTTTGAAGAGGAGACAGACTGGATAATTAGGAATCTCACTGGTGGACAAAAAATGCTAGATGTCATTTTGATCACTGGCATGCCGGGTTCGGGTAAAACTACTTTGGCGTACAAAGTGTATAATGATAAGTCAGTTTCTAATCACTTCGACATCCGTGCATGGTGTACAGTCGATAAAAAATATGACGAGAAGAAGTTGCTGGAGAACATTTTTAATCAGGTTACTACCTCAGCTTTGAAATTCAGTGATAATATTGATGTTGCTGATGAGTTACGGAAACAACTATTTGGGAAGAGGTACCTTATTGTCTTAGATGACTTGTGGGATAATACAACATGGGATGAGTTGACAAGACCTTTTCCTGAAGCTCATAAAGGAAGTAGAATTATTTTGACGACTCGAGAAAAGAAAGTGGCTTTGCATGCACAACGCCGCAGTAATCCTCTTGACCTTCGGTTGCTAAGACCAGAAGAAAGTTTGGAGTTAATACAAAAAAGGGTCTTTGGAAAAGAAAGTTTCCCTGATGAACTATTGGATGTTGGTAAAAAAATAGTCCAAAATTGTAAAGGGCTTCCTTTGGTGGTTGATCTGATCGCTGGAGTCATTGCtgggaaggaaaagaaaaagccTGTTTGGCTTGAAGTTCTAAATAGTTTGAATTCCTTTATTTTCCAGAATGAAGTGGAAGTGATGAAGGTTATAGAATTAAGTTATGACCATTTACCAGATCACTTAAAGCCGTGCTTGATTTACCTTGCAAGTTATCCGAAGGACGCGGAAATTCGAGTCGAtcatttgaaaattttgtggcCTGCCGAAGGATATTTGAGACAAATAGAGATGAAGAGTGTGGAAGAAGTGGTGGAGGTTTATTTGGATAATTTAATCTCCAGTAGCTTGGTTATTTCTTTCAATGAAATAGGTAAGTACCAAACTTGCCGAATTCATGATCTTGTGCATGACTTTTGTTCCATAAAAGCAAGAGAGGAAAAGTTGTTTGACTTCATAAGTTCAAATGAtccatcatcatcttcttcaaatTTGATGCCACGTCACATGACAATTATATATAATAAGGAGCACTTTGGACATAACAATTTTGTGTTGTTCGattcaaaaaagaaaaggtatTCTGGTAAACACCTCTATTCTTTGGAGATATATGGACATGAGATGGACAACCGTCTTTATGATATATGTCACCTAAGACACTTGAGGCTTCTTAGAGTGTTGATACTGTACGTCTCTTTTATCAAGGTGAATGATTCTTTGCTGAATGAAATATGTACATTAGTTCATTTGAGGTACCTAAACATTCGGACAGAAGTTAAATCTCTCCCTTCGTCTTTTTCAAATCTCTGGAATCTAGAAACTCTGTGGGTGAATAACGATGGACCGCCGTTGGTACTACTACCGACAATTTGGAATCTTGTAAAGTTGAGAGTGTTGGTGATACATAATTGTTCTTTCTTTGATTTGGATACAGATGAGCCAATATTGATAGCAGAGAGCTCAAAGTTAGAGAACGTGAGATTAGTACTGGGACTCAAGCTTTCCTATTCGAAAGACAGAGAGGACATCTTCAAAAGATTTCCCAATCTTCAAGAGCTTCGTTTTAATCTCAAGGAATCATGGGATTGTTTAACAGAAAGATATTGGTTTCCGAAATTGGACTTCCTAAATGAACTAGAAAAGGTCATAgtaacttctgaaagttcaaatatAAATGATGGTGCGCCCTCTGTAGCGACAAATCGGCTGTGGGATTTTCACTTCCCTTTGAGTTTGAAAATATTGTGTTTGCGTAAGTTTCCTTTGACATCCGATTCACTATCAACAATAGCAAGACTGCCCAACCTTGAAGTGTTGTATCTTGAAGACGCAATCATCGAGGGGGGAGTATGGAATATGGGGGAGGATGACACCTTCCAGAATCTCAAATGTTTGACATTGCAGCTAGTGACTCTTGCTAAGTGGGAGGTTAGAGAGGAATCCTTTCCTGTGCTTGAGAAATTACAATTGTGGGAATGTCATAAGCTTGAAGAGATTCCTCCTAGTTTCGGGGATATTTATTCATTAAAAATTATGGAACTGTGGAGGAGCCCTCAACTTGAAGAATCTGCTCTAATGATTAAGCAATATATTGAAGATACGACGGGAGAAGACAAGCTTCAGGTCTGTTATTTACAGGTCCCTAGTGAGTCTTGA